One genomic segment of Nonomuraea coxensis DSM 45129 includes these proteins:
- a CDS encoding pseudouridine-5'-phosphate glycosidase — translation MRSTADSVLQPSDEVAEALAGGAPVVALESTIISHGLPQPRNLEVARELEEIVRAAGAVPATIAVLDGVPRIGLDAAGLERIATEPGLRKLGQRDLPVAAALKASGATTVSATSFLAARAGVRIFATGGLGGVHRGWTEDQDESADLDTLARTRITVVCAGVKSILDVPATLQRLETRGVSVVGYRTDAFPGFYLNTSGLPIDWRIESPEEAAAIMRGQDSLGGQETALIVANPVPVDRQLDPELHDRVLAEALAAAEREGVKGQAITPFLLGYLVDGTGGASLEANLAAVRGNVALAARIAVSWADS, via the coding sequence ATGCGCAGCACCGCCGACTCCGTCCTCCAGCCGTCCGACGAGGTAGCCGAGGCCCTGGCCGGCGGCGCCCCGGTCGTGGCGCTGGAGTCCACGATCATCTCCCACGGCCTGCCGCAGCCGCGCAACCTGGAGGTCGCGCGCGAACTGGAGGAGATCGTCCGTGCTGCGGGAGCGGTGCCGGCCACGATCGCCGTGCTCGACGGCGTGCCCCGCATCGGGCTGGACGCGGCCGGGCTTGAGCGCATCGCGACCGAGCCCGGCCTGCGCAAGCTGGGCCAGCGGGACCTTCCCGTGGCCGCCGCGCTCAAGGCGAGCGGCGCGACCACGGTGTCGGCCACGTCGTTCCTCGCCGCGCGGGCCGGGGTGCGGATCTTCGCCACCGGCGGGCTCGGCGGCGTGCACCGGGGCTGGACCGAGGACCAGGACGAGTCGGCCGACCTCGACACGCTCGCCCGTACCCGGATCACCGTCGTCTGCGCGGGCGTGAAGTCGATCCTCGACGTGCCCGCGACGCTCCAGCGCCTGGAGACCCGCGGCGTCAGCGTCGTGGGCTACCGCACCGACGCCTTCCCCGGCTTCTACCTGAACACCTCCGGCCTGCCGATCGACTGGCGGATCGAGTCGCCCGAGGAGGCGGCGGCGATCATGCGCGGCCAGGACTCCCTCGGCGGCCAGGAGACGGCACTGATCGTCGCCAACCCCGTCCCCGTGGACCGGCAGCTCGACCCCGAGCTGCACGACCGCGTGCTGGCCGAGGCGCTGGCCGCCGCCGAGCGCGAGGGCGTCAAGGGCCAGGCGATCACCCCGTTCCTGCTCGGCTACCTGGTCGACGGCACGGGCGGCGCCTCCCTGGAGGCCAACCTCGCCGCCGTGCGCGGCAACGTCGCCCTCGCCGCGAGGATCGCCGTGAGCTGGGCCGACTCATGA
- a CDS encoding cytochrome P450, giving the protein MAQIFPVQRRCPFAPPPEYADLREQAPLVRAELPGGAVWLVTRHAEAQRVLSGTGISTSPATPGHPHHVFLPGGATPERRALLAENAPGHFIDLDPPEHTRFRKLLIPEFTVRRVRELRPGIQDIADRLIDDMLDKGPEAELVADFGLPLPSLVICRLLGVPYADHEFFQSRTRAMLGALGDEQVRLAAASEIRNYLDALVTAAEKGPEDDLLGRVITSGRLTHDEIVGVIFLLLVAGHETTANMIPLAVLTLLRHPGQLAALRADPDGWPMAVEELLRYLSVVDWVAFDRVSTEDQEIGGQLVRRGEGIFVLGASANRDERAFERPDDFDVRRGARHHVAFGYGVHQCLGQNLARAELEIALRALFERLPGLRATVRDEEVPARYDAAVFGLTSLPVTW; this is encoded by the coding sequence ATGGCTCAGATCTTCCCCGTCCAGCGCAGGTGCCCCTTCGCGCCGCCCCCCGAGTACGCGGACCTGCGCGAGCAGGCCCCGCTCGTCCGCGCCGAACTGCCCGGCGGCGCCGTGTGGCTGGTCACGCGGCACGCCGAGGCGCAGCGGGTCCTGTCCGGGACGGGCATCAGCACCAGCCCCGCCACGCCCGGCCACCCCCACCACGTCTTCCTCCCCGGCGGGGCCACCCCGGAGCGCAGGGCGCTCCTGGCCGAGAACGCCCCCGGGCACTTCATCGACCTCGACCCGCCCGAGCACACCCGCTTCCGCAAGCTGCTCATCCCGGAGTTCACGGTCCGCCGCGTACGGGAACTGCGCCCCGGCATCCAGGACATCGCCGACCGGCTCATCGACGACATGCTGGACAAGGGACCGGAGGCCGAGCTCGTCGCCGACTTCGGGCTGCCGCTGCCGTCACTGGTCATCTGCCGGCTGCTCGGGGTCCCGTACGCCGACCACGAGTTCTTCCAGTCGCGCACCCGCGCGATGCTCGGCGCGCTCGGCGACGAGCAGGTCCGGCTCGCCGCGGCGTCCGAGATCAGGAACTACCTCGACGCGCTCGTCACCGCCGCCGAGAAGGGCCCCGAGGACGACCTCCTCGGCCGGGTCATCACCAGCGGCCGGCTCACCCACGACGAGATCGTCGGCGTGATCTTCTTGCTGCTCGTCGCCGGCCACGAGACCACCGCCAACATGATCCCGCTGGCCGTGCTCACCCTCCTGCGCCACCCCGGCCAGCTCGCCGCGCTGCGCGCCGACCCGGACGGCTGGCCGATGGCGGTCGAGGAACTGCTCCGCTACCTCTCCGTCGTCGACTGGGTGGCCTTCGACCGGGTCTCCACGGAGGACCAGGAGATCGGCGGGCAGCTCGTACGCAGGGGCGAGGGCATCTTCGTCCTCGGCGCCTCCGCCAACCGCGACGAGCGGGCCTTCGAGCGTCCCGACGACTTCGACGTCCGGCGCGGCGCCCGCCACCACGTGGCCTTCGGCTACGGCGTGCACCAGTGCCTCGGCCAGAACCTGGCCCGCGCCGAGCTGGAGATCGCCCTGCGCGCGCTGTTCGAGCGCCTGCCTGGCCTGCGCGCCACGGTGCGCGACGAGGAGGTGCCCGCCAGGTACGACGCCGCCGTCTTCGGCCTCACGTCCCTGCCCGTCACATGGTGA
- a CDS encoding response regulator transcription factor, which translates to MSEAARLLVVDDEPALREALQSSLEFEGYKVVTANDGQAALDELARASYDAVLLDVMMPRLDGLTACRRLRSSGNHIPVLMLTARDAVGDRVSGLDAGADDYLVKPFELDELLARVRALLRRGALSAGGPEGDTLTYADLRMDPATREVTRGDRRLDLTRTEYLLMELFLSHPRQVLTRDQILSEVWGFDFEPTSNSLDVYVMYLRRKTEAGGEPRIIHTVRGVGYVLRAAA; encoded by the coding sequence ATGAGTGAGGCCGCACGGTTGCTGGTAGTCGACGACGAGCCCGCGTTGCGCGAGGCGCTCCAGTCCAGCCTCGAGTTCGAGGGCTACAAGGTCGTCACCGCGAACGACGGGCAGGCCGCGCTCGACGAGCTGGCCCGCGCCTCCTACGACGCGGTGCTGCTCGACGTCATGATGCCGCGGCTCGACGGGCTGACCGCCTGCCGCCGCCTGCGGTCCTCGGGCAACCACATCCCGGTCCTCATGCTCACCGCCCGCGACGCGGTGGGCGACCGGGTCTCGGGGCTCGACGCCGGGGCCGACGACTACCTGGTCAAGCCGTTCGAGCTGGACGAGCTGCTGGCCAGGGTCCGCGCCCTGCTGCGGCGCGGCGCGCTGAGCGCCGGCGGCCCTGAGGGTGACACGCTGACCTACGCCGACCTGCGCATGGACCCGGCCACCCGCGAGGTCACCCGCGGCGACCGCCGGCTCGACCTGACCAGGACCGAATACCTGCTCATGGAGCTGTTCCTGTCGCACCCGCGCCAGGTGCTCACCCGCGACCAGATCCTGAGCGAGGTGTGGGGCTTCGACTTCGAGCCCACCTCCAACTCCCTCGACGTCTACGTCATGTACCTGCGGCGCAAGACGGAGGCGGGAGGCGAGCCGCGGATCATCCACACCGTCCGCGGGGTGGGTTATGTCCTGCGGGCCGCCGCGTGA
- a CDS encoding CynX/NimT family MFS transporter, translating to MDAGTTAETSAQPRTPWGTIAVVYLGGVVAAMSLGKFAPVGPAVAAELGLSLAQLGWVISTVVGVGAAVGLLAGYLIRRFGAERSLVAGLVLTAVASAAGAVASGYAWLLTARGVEGVGYLLVTIACPALIVRLARERDRGTALSVWATFVAVGLGASTLAGGAIGTAIGWRGWIGVLAGLTLVMALVVRVRLPRGSARHQETGPVPRVRALAWPGLLAAAFCLAVLVTIPVLVLLPTLLVERYGHSAASAGAVTAVISLLSALGGVTVGVLLRRGTPVGVLALAGLLTLPAAWLMFGGHGSSPAALTGAGVISIENGFLGALVIAALPLVLERLDHADVGNGVVAQAGSIGSLLGPPLFGLVAEGLDLQALVPVIAVGIVISVGVLLLVGRRTTRPLPAG from the coding sequence ATGGACGCCGGGACGACCGCCGAAACCTCGGCCCAGCCACGCACCCCCTGGGGCACGATCGCCGTCGTCTACCTCGGAGGGGTCGTCGCGGCCATGAGCCTCGGCAAGTTCGCCCCCGTCGGGCCGGCCGTGGCGGCCGAACTCGGGCTGTCGCTGGCGCAACTGGGCTGGGTCATCTCCACGGTGGTCGGCGTCGGAGCCGCCGTCGGCCTGCTCGCCGGCTACCTGATCCGCCGCTTCGGCGCCGAGCGGTCGCTGGTCGCCGGGCTCGTCCTGACGGCGGTGGCGAGCGCGGCGGGGGCGGTCGCGAGCGGCTACGCCTGGCTGCTGACCGCCCGGGGCGTCGAAGGCGTCGGATACCTGCTGGTCACCATCGCCTGCCCCGCGCTGATCGTCCGGCTGGCCAGGGAACGCGACCGCGGGACCGCGCTGTCCGTCTGGGCCACGTTCGTCGCGGTGGGCCTGGGCGCCAGCACGCTCGCCGGGGGCGCGATCGGCACGGCGATCGGCTGGCGCGGCTGGATCGGCGTCCTCGCCGGGCTGACGCTCGTGATGGCGCTCGTCGTACGGGTGCGCCTGCCGCGCGGCTCCGCCCGGCACCAGGAGACCGGGCCCGTGCCCCGCGTGCGGGCGCTGGCCTGGCCCGGCCTGCTGGCCGCGGCCTTCTGCCTGGCCGTGCTCGTGACCATCCCCGTGCTCGTCCTGCTGCCCACGCTCCTGGTCGAGCGGTACGGCCACTCGGCCGCCTCCGCGGGCGCGGTCACCGCCGTGATCTCGCTGCTCAGCGCGCTCGGCGGGGTCACCGTCGGGGTGCTGCTGCGCCGGGGCACGCCGGTCGGCGTCCTGGCGCTGGCCGGGCTGCTCACGCTGCCCGCCGCCTGGCTCATGTTCGGCGGCCACGGCTCGTCGCCGGCCGCGCTGACCGGGGCGGGCGTCATCTCGATCGAGAACGGCTTTCTCGGCGCCCTCGTCATCGCCGCCCTGCCGCTGGTGCTGGAGCGGCTCGACCACGCCGACGTCGGCAACGGCGTCGTCGCCCAGGCGGGCAGCATCGGCTCCCTCCTCGGCCCGCCGCTGTTCGGCCTGGTGGCCGAAGGACTCGACCTGCAGGCGCTGGTGCCGGTCATCGCCGTGGGGATCGTGATCTCCGTCGGCGTACTCCTGCTGGTCGGCCGCAGAACCACCCGGCCACTGCCCGCCGGCTGA
- a CDS encoding bifunctional glycosyltransferase family 2/GtrA family protein, with translation MDTTAVGTRLVEVVVPVYDEQRALRASVTRLHGYLTRNFPYGFRITIADNASTDDTWRIATELAQELPHVHAVHLDEKGRGRALRLVWSRSEADVVSYMDVDLSTDLDAFLPLVAPLLSGHSDLAIGTRLARASRVERGPKREFISRSYNLLLRSLMGAGFSDAQCGFKAVRTDVAQALLPGVEDEEWFFDTELLLLAERYGLRIHEVPVDWVDDPDSRVDILRTALDDLRGMARVARKTLSGAAGIPVPPRIQRAELPRGMARQLPRFAVVGVASTLAYLALYSLLRPAIAPLAANAVALLVTALANTAANRRFTFGVTGSAGALRHQFEGLIAFLVGLALTSGTLALLPSGVPHGVEVAAVIAANAAATLVRFLLLRVWVFNPRRRTAR, from the coding sequence ATGGACACGACAGCAGTGGGGACCCGCCTGGTCGAGGTGGTCGTCCCCGTGTACGACGAGCAGCGGGCGCTCCGCGCGAGCGTCACCCGCCTCCACGGGTACCTCACCAGGAACTTCCCCTACGGATTCCGGATCACGATCGCCGACAACGCCAGCACCGACGACACCTGGCGGATCGCCACCGAACTGGCGCAGGAGCTGCCGCACGTCCACGCCGTGCACCTCGACGAGAAGGGCCGCGGGCGGGCGTTGCGGCTGGTCTGGTCGCGCAGCGAGGCCGACGTCGTCAGCTACATGGACGTCGACCTCTCCACCGACCTGGACGCCTTCCTGCCGCTGGTCGCGCCGCTGCTGTCGGGGCACAGCGACCTCGCCATCGGCACCCGGCTGGCGCGCGCCTCGCGGGTCGAGCGGGGACCGAAGCGGGAGTTCATCTCCCGCTCCTACAACCTGCTGCTGCGGTCGCTGATGGGCGCCGGGTTCTCCGACGCCCAGTGCGGCTTCAAGGCCGTGCGCACCGACGTCGCCCAGGCCCTGCTGCCCGGTGTCGAGGACGAGGAGTGGTTCTTCGACACCGAGCTGCTGCTGCTGGCCGAACGCTACGGGCTGCGCATCCACGAGGTCCCCGTCGACTGGGTGGACGACCCGGACAGCCGGGTCGACATCCTGCGCACCGCCCTGGACGACCTGCGCGGGATGGCCAGGGTGGCGCGCAAAACGCTCTCCGGCGCCGCCGGGATCCCCGTACCGCCCCGGATCCAGCGGGCCGAGCTGCCGCGCGGCATGGCCCGCCAGCTTCCCCGCTTCGCGGTCGTCGGGGTGGCCAGCACCCTGGCGTACCTGGCGCTCTACTCGCTGCTGCGGCCGGCCATCGCGCCGCTCGCCGCCAACGCCGTCGCGCTGCTGGTCACCGCCCTCGCCAACACCGCCGCCAACCGGCGCTTCACCTTCGGCGTCACCGGCTCGGCCGGGGCGCTGCGGCACCAGTTCGAGGGGCTGATCGCTTTCCTCGTCGGGCTGGCGCTCACCTCGGGAACCCTCGCGCTGCTGCCCTCGGGGGTCCCGCACGGCGTCGAGGTGGCCGCGGTCATCGCCGCCAACGCCGCCGCCACGCTCGTCCGCTTCCTGCTCCTGCGCGTGTGGGTGTTCAACCCCCGGCGGAGGACCGCGCGATGA
- a CDS encoding carbohydrate kinase family protein: MTDHGLLVVGDAVTDVVALHGSPVLAGTDTAADIVLRPGGSGANTAAWAAHLGADARLLARLGYDSSDWHVAELVKAGVRPQVTVDPDHPTAVVIAMVDPSGERSMLTNRGAGGLISERDWDPALLEGVARLHLSGYVLFAPPGLGLVRAALADAAAAGVTVSVDPASTKPLRDFGAERFMAETAAADLVIPNLDEALLLSGAPTAERAAEALSEKYGTAVVKLGADGALAAVNGTITARVPGLPGEVVDTTGAGDAFAAGFLAATLRGCGERAALEEGCRAGAACVAQVGGRPRYGLDLNRLYPIHTD, encoded by the coding sequence ATGACCGACCACGGTCTCCTGGTCGTCGGGGACGCGGTCACCGATGTGGTGGCGCTGCACGGTTCCCCCGTCCTGGCGGGCACCGACACCGCGGCCGACATCGTGCTGCGTCCCGGCGGCTCGGGCGCGAACACCGCCGCCTGGGCCGCCCACCTGGGCGCCGACGCCCGGCTGCTGGCCAGGCTGGGCTACGACAGCAGCGACTGGCACGTCGCCGAGCTGGTCAAGGCCGGCGTACGGCCCCAGGTGACCGTGGACCCCGACCACCCCACCGCCGTCGTGATCGCGATGGTGGACCCGAGCGGCGAGCGGTCCATGCTCACCAACCGGGGCGCGGGCGGCCTGATCTCCGAACGCGACTGGGACCCCGCCCTGCTGGAGGGGGTGGCCCGGCTGCACCTGTCCGGGTACGTGCTGTTCGCCCCGCCGGGCCTGGGCCTCGTCAGGGCCGCCCTGGCGGACGCGGCGGCGGCCGGGGTCACCGTCAGCGTGGACCCGGCCTCGACCAAGCCCCTGCGCGACTTCGGCGCCGAACGTTTCATGGCCGAGACCGCCGCGGCCGACCTCGTCATCCCCAATCTCGACGAGGCCCTGCTGCTCTCCGGCGCGCCCACGGCGGAGCGGGCGGCGGAGGCGCTGAGTGAGAAATACGGCACAGCCGTGGTGAAACTGGGCGCCGACGGCGCCCTGGCGGCGGTGAACGGAACCATCACCGCGCGGGTGCCTGGCCTGCCGGGCGAGGTCGTGGACACGACCGGAGCTGGGGACGCCTTCGCCGCCGGGTTTCTCGCCGCCACCTTGCGGGGATGCGGGGAAAGAGCCGCTCTGGAGGAAGGATGTCGTGCGGGTGCCGCATGTGTGGCCCAGGTGGGGGGTCGTCCACGGTACGGTTTGGATCTGAACCGTCTTTACCCTATTCACACTGATTGA
- a CDS encoding phytoene desaturase family protein gives MGAYDVIVAGAGHNGLVAAAYLARAGRRVLVLERYDHVGGLAISTRAFPGVDVRLSRYSYLVSLLPAGIVRDLGLDLELRRRRYASYTPVGGTGLLVDNEDAGRTAASFAAVTGGESDHKAWQDFYAMTGRVAETLAPTLLEPLRPPAEIERLVGPEAWRALFAEPIGRAVDARFADDTVRGVVLTDALIGTFADPSADLLANRCFLYHVIGDGTGEWNVPVGGMGAVSGALEAAARRAGAEIRTGAEIIGIAPSGEVTFADERGEHTVTGGHVLVNLPPAVLDRLLGREPAVPEGAQLKVNMVLSRLPRLKDASVDPRAAFSGTFHINETRDQLARAHAQAAAGRIPELPPAEVYCHSLTDPSILGPELRGRAETMTLFGLHMPARLFREDPEGARAAALRATFASLDAVLAEPIEDCLLRTPDGAPCVEAKSPVDLEREAGLPGGHIFHTDLSWPYDEDGRGGWGVETEHERILMCGAGARRGGGVSGIGGHNAAMALLTRA, from the coding sequence ATGGGCGCGTATGACGTGATCGTGGCGGGAGCCGGGCACAACGGGCTGGTGGCCGCGGCCTACCTGGCCCGGGCCGGTCGGCGGGTGCTGGTGCTGGAGCGGTACGACCACGTGGGCGGCCTGGCGATCTCCACGCGCGCCTTCCCCGGGGTGGACGTACGGCTGTCCCGCTACAGCTACCTGGTCAGCCTCCTCCCGGCCGGGATCGTCCGCGACCTCGGCCTCGACCTGGAGCTGCGCCGCCGCCGCTACGCCTCCTACACGCCGGTGGGCGGCACGGGCCTGCTGGTCGACAACGAGGACGCCGGCCGTACGGCGGCCTCCTTCGCCGCGGTCACCGGCGGCGAGAGCGACCACAAGGCCTGGCAGGACTTCTACGCCATGACCGGGCGGGTGGCCGAGACCCTGGCCCCCACCCTCCTCGAACCCCTCCGCCCGCCCGCCGAGATCGAGCGCCTGGTCGGGCCGGAGGCGTGGCGGGCGCTGTTCGCCGAGCCGATCGGCCGCGCCGTGGACGCGCGCTTCGCCGACGACACCGTCCGCGGGGTCGTCCTCACCGACGCGCTCATCGGCACCTTCGCCGACCCGTCCGCCGACCTGCTCGCCAACCGCTGCTTCCTCTACCACGTGATCGGCGACGGCACGGGCGAGTGGAACGTCCCGGTGGGCGGCATGGGCGCGGTCTCGGGCGCGCTGGAGGCGGCGGCCCGCCGCGCGGGCGCGGAGATCAGGACCGGCGCCGAGATCATCGGGATCGCGCCGTCCGGGGAGGTCACGTTCGCCGACGAGCGCGGCGAGCACACCGTGACCGGCGGCCACGTGCTGGTCAACCTGCCGCCCGCGGTGCTCGACCGGCTGCTCGGCCGCGAGCCGGCCGTCCCCGAGGGGGCGCAGCTCAAGGTCAACATGGTGCTGAGCCGGTTGCCCAGGCTCAAGGACGCCTCCGTGGACCCACGCGCGGCCTTCAGCGGCACCTTCCACATCAACGAGACCCGCGACCAGCTCGCCCGCGCCCACGCCCAGGCGGCGGCCGGGCGGATCCCGGAGCTGCCGCCCGCCGAGGTCTACTGCCACTCGCTCACCGACCCGTCGATCCTCGGGCCGGAGCTGCGCGGCCGGGCCGAGACGATGACGCTGTTCGGCCTGCACATGCCCGCCCGGCTGTTCCGCGAGGACCCGGAGGGGGCGCGCGCGGCGGCCCTGCGTGCGACCTTCGCCTCGCTGGACGCCGTGCTCGCCGAGCCCATCGAGGACTGCCTGCTCCGGACGCCCGACGGCGCCCCGTGCGTCGAGGCCAAGAGCCCGGTGGACCTGGAGCGGGAGGCCGGACTGCCCGGCGGCCACATCTTCCACACGGACCTGAGCTGGCCGTACGACGAGGACGGCCGGGGCGGCTGGGGCGTCGAGACCGAGCACGAGCGCATCCTCATGTGCGGCGCGGGCGCCCGGCGGGGCGGCGGCGTGAGCGGCATCGGCGGCCACAACGCCGCGATGGCCCTGCTCACCCGCGCGTAA
- a CDS encoding helix-turn-helix domain-containing protein, with translation MTSFQQARIDLGGQLRQLREAAHLSGKELAERVRWQPSKVSRLENARQTPTEDDVVTWAQAVGAAPDTTDDLISQALALQERHDSWKQRYRSGLAAIQEDMRDLEARTKLFRAFEPGIIMGLLQTTEYARHVFRKVKRLYSAADQIDAAVRVRMQRQEILYDRGRTFRFVVPESALRTMLAPADVMRGQIDRLLAVSTLPNVEFGVIPAETELPSAPINGFWIYNDTMVGVATMTKDLVLREPDDIAFYVQAFDGFAKVAEFDESGREVMMRILHTYRKQTPF, from the coding sequence GTGACGTCGTTTCAGCAGGCGCGGATCGACCTCGGCGGTCAGCTGCGCCAGCTCAGGGAAGCCGCCCACCTGTCGGGCAAGGAGCTGGCCGAGCGGGTGCGCTGGCAGCCGTCCAAGGTCTCCCGCCTGGAGAACGCCAGGCAGACCCCCACCGAGGACGACGTGGTCACGTGGGCGCAGGCGGTCGGCGCCGCCCCCGACACGACGGACGACCTGATCAGCCAGGCCCTCGCGCTCCAGGAGCGGCACGACAGCTGGAAGCAGCGCTACCGCAGCGGCCTCGCCGCGATCCAGGAGGACATGCGCGACCTGGAGGCGCGCACCAAGCTGTTCCGCGCCTTCGAGCCGGGCATCATCATGGGCCTGCTCCAGACCACCGAGTACGCCCGGCACGTCTTCCGCAAGGTCAAGCGCCTCTACAGCGCCGCCGACCAGATCGACGCGGCCGTACGGGTGCGCATGCAGCGCCAGGAGATCCTCTACGACCGGGGCCGCACTTTCCGGTTCGTGGTGCCGGAGTCCGCGCTGCGCACAATGCTGGCCCCGGCCGACGTGATGCGCGGGCAGATCGACCGGCTGCTCGCGGTCAGCACGCTGCCCAACGTCGAGTTCGGCGTGATCCCCGCCGAGACCGAGCTGCCGTCCGCGCCGATCAACGGCTTCTGGATCTACAACGACACCATGGTGGGCGTGGCCACCATGACGAAGGACCTCGTCCTGCGCGAGCCGGATGACATCGCCTTCTACGTGCAGGCTTTCGACGGTTTCGCGAAGGTCGCCGAGTTCGACGAGAGCGGGCGGGAGGTGATGATGCGCATTCTGCACACGTACCGGAAACAAACGCCATTTTAA
- a CDS encoding HAMP domain-containing sensor histidine kinase encodes MRPRSLRARLTLLVTGAVSFAVVLCAVLSWFIIQMLVLAQVDQSILENQGDVKYLLHECRPEGTQGPYFEGMATVLRPDGTTCSLGRPIAPTQDDRKALEPIPEPLYRNGVTTDGKRVRVVTVNVEPGLAVMAARPLWHVERTLRYAAVGLGGIAALGALGAAMAGLAVSRAALRPVGELTRAVEHIAQTEDLDTRIPVRGTDEIARLSSSFNAMTAALAGSRERQKQLVADAGHELRTPLTTLRTNIDLLLRSEQTGRSIDPDAKRRLLVNVKAQFAELSTLVADLLQLARGDNDHEPHVELAFHEVVTAAVERARLRGARVVTDLEPWYVAGNAASLERAVINLLDNAAKFSPDSGVEVSLRNGRLTVRDHGPGLPEEELPHVFERFWRSPSARGLPGSGLGLAIVAQAVAEAGGQVSLANAPGGGAVATMDLPGTLLRGSESDKSGQRSES; translated from the coding sequence GTGAGACCTCGCAGCCTCCGGGCTCGGCTGACGCTCCTGGTGACGGGCGCGGTGTCGTTCGCCGTCGTGCTGTGCGCGGTCCTGTCGTGGTTCATCATCCAGATGCTGGTCCTCGCGCAGGTGGACCAGAGCATCCTGGAGAACCAGGGGGACGTGAAGTACCTGCTCCACGAGTGCCGTCCGGAAGGCACGCAGGGCCCCTACTTCGAGGGCATGGCCACGGTGCTCCGTCCCGACGGCACCACCTGCTCGCTCGGCCGGCCCATCGCGCCCACCCAGGACGACCGCAAGGCGCTGGAGCCCATACCGGAGCCCCTCTACCGCAACGGGGTGACGACGGACGGCAAGCGGGTGCGCGTCGTGACCGTCAACGTGGAGCCGGGCCTCGCCGTGATGGCGGCCCGGCCGCTCTGGCACGTCGAGCGCACCCTCCGCTACGCCGCGGTCGGGCTCGGCGGCATCGCCGCGCTGGGCGCGCTCGGCGCGGCCATGGCGGGCCTCGCCGTCTCGCGCGCCGCCCTGCGCCCCGTGGGCGAGCTGACCAGGGCGGTCGAGCACATCGCCCAGACCGAGGACCTCGACACCCGCATCCCCGTACGCGGCACCGACGAGATCGCCCGCCTGTCGTCGTCCTTCAACGCGATGACCGCCGCCCTGGCCGGCTCGCGCGAACGCCAGAAACAGCTCGTCGCCGACGCCGGCCACGAGCTGCGCACCCCGCTGACCACCCTGCGCACCAACATCGACCTGCTGCTGCGCAGCGAGCAGACCGGCCGCAGCATCGACCCCGACGCCAAGCGGCGGCTGCTGGTCAACGTCAAGGCGCAGTTCGCCGAGCTGTCCACGCTGGTCGCCGACCTGCTCCAGCTCGCCCGCGGCGACAACGACCACGAGCCGCACGTCGAGCTGGCCTTCCACGAGGTCGTGACGGCGGCGGTGGAGCGCGCCCGGCTGCGCGGCGCGCGGGTCGTCACCGACCTCGAACCCTGGTACGTCGCCGGCAACGCCGCCTCCCTGGAGCGCGCGGTCATCAACCTGCTCGACAACGCGGCCAAGTTCAGCCCCGACAGCGGGGTCGAGGTGTCGCTGCGGAACGGGCGGCTGACCGTCCGCGACCACGGCCCCGGGCTGCCGGAGGAGGAGCTGCCGCACGTCTTCGAACGGTTCTGGCGCTCGCCGTCCGCGCGTGGCCTGCCCGGATCCGGGCTCGGCCTGGCCATCGTGGCCCAGGCCGTGGCCGAGGCGGGCGGTCAGGTGAGCCTGGCGAACGCGCCCGGTGGCGGAGCCGTCGCAACAATGGACCTTCCCGGAACTCTCCTTCGTGGCTCAGAATCGGATAAGTCCGGTCAAAGATCCGAATCGTGA
- a CDS encoding TetR/AcrR family transcriptional regulator, producing MAGRRTDTRERIQQVALELFAERGYDKTTLQEVAERLEITRPALYYHFRTKEAILASVVERLTESMDELVAWAGEQPSTAEARKEVLARISGLLEDQWRPLFRFAQVNQGVMRELPAGERMQQGLIAMISVLAAPGDDPVRGFEARLAVLAVVLGSVPFLFDLELPDERRTAVALEVAGKLVSGGY from the coding sequence ATGGCAGGGCGGCGGACGGACACACGAGAGCGGATCCAGCAGGTCGCGCTGGAGCTGTTCGCCGAGCGCGGATACGACAAGACCACGCTGCAGGAGGTCGCCGAACGGCTGGAGATCACCCGGCCGGCGCTCTACTACCACTTCCGGACCAAGGAGGCGATCCTCGCCAGCGTCGTGGAGCGGCTCACCGAGTCGATGGACGAGCTGGTGGCGTGGGCCGGGGAGCAGCCTTCGACGGCCGAGGCCAGGAAGGAGGTCCTGGCGCGCATCTCGGGGCTGCTGGAGGACCAGTGGCGGCCGCTGTTCCGGTTCGCCCAGGTGAACCAGGGCGTGATGCGCGAGCTGCCGGCCGGGGAGCGCATGCAGCAGGGCCTGATCGCGATGATCTCGGTGCTGGCCGCGCCCGGCGACGATCCCGTGCGGGGGTTCGAGGCCCGGCTGGCGGTGCTCGCGGTGGTCCTGGGCAGCGTGCCGTTCCTGTTCGACCTGGAGCTGCCGGACGAGCGGCGCACGGCGGTGGCACTGGAGGTCGCCGGCAAGCTGGTCTCCGGCGGCTACTAG